DNA from Yamadazyma tenuis chromosome 5, complete sequence:
AAAAACTTAAGCATATGTCCAAGAGATTGTTAATGCCATACAAAGATAACGTTGATGAGGCTGTTTCTCCGTATGCTACGTTGCCCATATCCCAATGTGCCATTTGCCGAGATAAAAAGGATAGAGCTGTAATGGCAGgagagaagaaaatggcTTCTCTTCCATGTATGGTGACGAATGCCTATATCACCAACTGCGGACACAAATACTGTTACATCTGTATTGCTTCATCGTTCAACGCAATTGAGTCTTCTGATGGTAACGAGAACTGTCTTCGGTGTAGCACCAAATTGCAGTGGTTTAAAAGATACGGAGAAGATGAGGACGTCGATCAGGATGCCATTATGGTGGAGTATGAACTGGCGgatgaagagcttgatGACGAACACAGCTACGATGAAAAgactgaagaagctgaaaagtCGGGAGATGAGCTGGAACAATATGCGTcagacgaagatgaagccCGAAGCTTTGATGAATATGATAATGACCAAGTATTTGATGAAGACGGCGGTCTTGAGGATATGgaagactttgatgatcttgacGAAGCCATGGAACTATAGCTATGAACAAAATAATATGCATTAATACCATTTAATTTCTATACAGTTTAGTTAATTTAATTAAGAATCTTTAAGATGATTTGTGCACCTTTATTACCCTTATCGTCAGCTAAttgtttcttgatcttcttcaagtgtttcttcaactctttcaacttttcgGTCTCCTTCAGAGTCTCAAGCACCTCGTATACAGAAAGCACAATGAAAGATCCTTGTCCAGTACACCAATCGGCCAACTTGCCGTTCTCAACGATTTCATCCAACACTCTGATAGAAAACTCCTTTCCAGTCCCAGGGAGTGGAGTTTCTGATTTCAATTGGGttaatttcttcttttctgaatcgaacttgaactcattaCCATGAGtcaacaatttgatcaatCTGGATATGAATGGGATTTTGTTGAGCAAGTGGTAGTCCTCTAATACATCACCCTTGATAACACTGTTGAATATCACATCGATCAACTTGGGTCTTAAGGTAGTATTTATTTCTTCGTTGGCAGATGGAGTTAAAATGAGCTCGGCCAAGGTTTGAGCTCCCAAGTTCGCAGAAAGTACTTGATTGACAAATGcattttcatcaaccttgatgacttccaacaagttcttgtagACTTGAGGTAAAGCCTTCTCGACCAACTCTGCtcttctttgttcttgGGGTTTCTTGGAAGTTTTCTTATATGCCAATTCTTCGTATTTGAGCAATTCCTTCTTGACAAGCGGATTGAAATATTTCCCGTCCAAAcccttcaacaagtacaataACGGCCTTCTGCTGAATTTTTCTTGTAACACTTCAGGCAATAACTCAGGAGTGAATAACTCATTGTCAAAGTTTTTGTGCAAGGAGACCGTATCATCGACGGTCAAGAACAAAGTGATTAACACCAAGTTACCGTATTcatttttgatcaactccttTCCgtgtttcttcaaagatctcatcaagtttcttctttcctTGGCATTAGCAATGGCAATCAACCAACACGCAACCTCACTTCCTTCCCGCGTATGAACCAACTCCGCAAACTGCTCACCGAgcaattcttcaaactctctGATTTGAGTATCATACTGGTCCAAATCTGACACCAATATAGAAACATACTCCTTCATAGCGGCATGTAAGATCTGGAACCCGGTAGAACCCTTTTCGACGGAAGCGGTGATAGTACCACTCAAATTAGTCAATATCAATTGTTTCTTCTCGGTAGACTCGTTAACAATGTCGAGAACAGACTTACCTTTACCAGATTCCTTGAACACCGCATACTCAGCACCCCAGAACTCTCTGATCATTTGTTGCTTCTGCTCAGCATTGGAGTACAAGACAAAcaaatcttcaaccacaTAAGCACCTTCTCTATGTCTCATCAACTTTCTCAACTTTCCGTGGAGCTCATCGACAATCAATCCGCGAGACTCTTTGGATCCGTAATGCAACAATTTGATCATCAAGTATTTACCGTAAGCAGAAGTGGCCAACACGTAGAATGATCCTCTCAAGGACCTGACGATAAGATCccttctttctttggacGAGTACTTTACCAATGTCTGCACCACACGAGACGAATCGTgtttcatcaccaagtcaGGTATGCAATCCTTGGATAATTCCCATATTTCGTTGCTCAATTTGTCTCTGATTTCCTTGGCCGGGGTGGGCTTGTTGACTCTCAATCTCTCCCATAAGCTTTTGATCTGTTGTACCTGTATTCCGgattttctcttcaattttcGCTCTGCTAACATTTTACGCTGCTCGGCGTGTTGTTCTTTAGAAGACTTTTTGTTGGGGTCGGTGATATTTTCTTTgtcttcgtcatcactCCCATCAAGTCCATCCTCGCTCTGGTCGAGTTCATCTGCGctttggtcaagttggtcTTCACTTTGGTCTAATTCATCTTCGCTTTGATCTAACTCATCGGATGAGCTCTCGCTACTAGCATCAGATTCTTCCTGACTGGAAACCTCAGACTCGCTTTGGCTTTCGGCCTGAACGATTTTTGCCTTCTTCAGCTGTTTGCTGGTGGCTTCAGAAGCTCTCTTGATACCTCTATTTTTTACTGCCATATTATTAGTGGAAACAGTTGAAAAGTTGCAGAAAAAAATTTGATGAGATGGATTCCTGTGAGAACTGAGAAAATATCTGGAGACGATTAGAAATATGTTTAAGTTAGGGGAACAAATTTGGGGTTGAGTGCTGATGTGTGACAATGGTTGTGTTGCTTTATGTACTGTAGCGGTGCTAGTAATTTTTGGGGAATTTTGGATCCATTTGAAATTTATTTTCAGAATGTACCACTTTCATaattttcaccaacaaagaCTATTTACACACTGGCAGAATACTTACAAAGcccaaacaaaaagtcCTCATCAAGCCTGTCTCCAAGTGTCCACAAAATGAGATCTGCATACCCGACCCCAAGCTCCTTGCAACTGATCCACAaacctcatcttcattcaCTCAACGCTCTCCCTCCCAATTGCAGCCATGGAGTGCGCACGACCCACTCGATTACTAAAGTCTCATaccaaagtcatcaatTCTGCCGATTCATATTTACACCACATAAACCTTTCTGTGCAATGAACACTTTAAAGCTAGGCAAAACTGCTCCTCGCGGTCTCAAAAACATCTACATGCCCACCAGAAGGGCCTTCTCGTACACCTCGACCTTGAGGGCCGTTGAGGAAGTCACATCCGTCAACCAATTCAAAGATCTCATTGCAGACGACAAGGTGGCCATCGTTGACTTCTATGCCACATGGTGTGGGCCATGCAAAGCCATCGAGCCCGTCATGGAGAAGTTGAGCGAAAGAGTCCCACAGGCCAGCTTCTTGAGGGTAGATGTTGACCAACAGGCCGAAATCGCCAAAGAATATGGCATCACCGCCATGCCCACCATCAAGTTCTACAAGGACGGAGAGGTTGCATCGACGGTTGTTGgtgccaacttgaaggccATTATCGATTCAATCAAAACCTATACTGGCGTtgatttgatgaagaaggaagCATAAGTAAGTCCATAGAGTATAGCCAAATCACGTATCATTGACGTTAAACAGGATTCATAGCCTACCGGTCCCCGTCCCTTTTTCACCAGCCCGTCCTTCTCAATTGTCTataaacacaaactcatACACCTCTACACGCTGTGCGAGCAAACACAAAATATTTGGTTTCACTTTCGCGAACGTCGGTGGCGATTCTCAATCTAAATCAACTACTTGTTACTCACAATTCATCATTCAAAATGGTATGTAGAAGCTGAATTTATGGCATCTAATAGGACTGCTGTGAATAAGAAGTGTTGCTCATTCGATGATACTAACAATTGACAGGGACAAGCACCTTCTGGAATGCAAGGAGGCGATggcttcaacaagaagaaggatgataagaagaaagagaaaccTAAATATGAGCCTCCAGTTGAGGCCAGGTTCgggaagaaaagaagaaagggGCCTGATACCGCCATCAAGTTGCCCTCTGTTCATCCCTCCACCAGATGCAgattgaaattgttgaaattggAGAGAATTAAAGATCACTTgttattggaagaagagtttgtCACCAACCAAGAATCATTACAACCAACCGAAGCCAAACAAGCTGAAGAAAGAGAGaacttggatgagttgAGAGGATATCCTATGAGTGTTGggaacttggaagaaatcatcgatGATGATCATGCTATCGTTTCATCCACTGCTGGTTCCGAATACTATGTTTCGATCATGTCGTTTGTGGATAAAGGTCTCTTGGAACCCGGGTGTACCGTGTTGTTGCATCACAAAACGGTGGCCATCGTGGGAGTGTTACAAGACGATGCCGACCCAATGGTGTCTgtgatgaagttggacaaATCGCCCACTGAAACATATGCTGATATTGGTGGATTAGAAGcacaaatccaagaaatcaaagaagcaGTGGAATTACCCTTAACGCATCCCGAACTCTACGAAGAAATGGGAATCAAGCCCCCTAAAGGTGTTATATTGTACGGAGCCCCCGGTACCGGTAAAACCTTGTTGGCCAAAGCGGTGGCTAACCAAACCAGTGCAACCTTTTTAAGAATAGTGGGATCTGAATTGATTCAAAAGTATTTGGGTGACGGGCCCCGTTTGGTCCGGCAGATTTTCCAGGTGGCAGCAGAACATGCCCCTTCGATTGTgtttattgatgaaattgatgcCATTGGTACCAAGAGATACGAATCTTCGTCGGGAGGAGAAAGAGAAATCCAGAGAACCATGTTGGAATTATTAAACCAATTGGATGGGTTTGATGATAGAGGAGATATTAAGGTGATAATGGCCACAAATAAAATAGAATCATTAGATCCGGCATTGATTAGACCAGGAAGAATCGACCGTAAGATCTTATTCGAGAACCCCGATGCCAATaccaaaaagaagattttgacGATTCACGCCTCTAGAATGAGTTTGTCAAAAGATgtcaacttggaagagttggtgacATCTAAAGACGATTTATCAGGAGCAGACATCAAAGCTATGTGTACTGAGGCAGGGTTGTTGGCGTtgagagaaagaagaatgcAAGTAACGGCCGAGGACTTCAAGCAGGCCAAGGAGagagtgttgaagaacaaagtGGAAGAGAACCTTGAAGGGTTATACTTATAGGTGTGTAGTATAATGAACATATATACATGGTAGTTCTGCAAATGGTATGTATGTGGGTGTTGTAGGTCATGTTTTGGGCATGAAGGTAATATGCTGGTAATCACAATGGTATGCAAAATGGTATACACATCGCTAGATCAGATCAATACCTCAAAGCTTCATTATCTACTTCGTGGTCTGTATCTCTCTATTGGTCATTATATCTCGTTATCTCTCGTTATCATTAAACTGGTGGAGGCTTCACTTGCTTCATTCTCACcttcatcctcatcacCACCGTATCCTTAAACACTACTCGTTTCCGACACAAAGGACACAACCCCACACCTCGCTTCCCCCTCGTCTGACCTCTGGCGTTCGAACTGGCGACACTCTTCTGGATACATTCGAGGCAGAAGATGTGTCCGCACGAGGTGGCGGTGGCTTTGGTGATATCGTCAAAGCAAATAGGACACTGGACATCGCTGAGTTTCTTGGTGACAAGCGGGTGGGTGTTGTTGAGTAGATCATTGGTGTCGTTCCGGATCTCCAAGAGCTTGATatcgtcatcgtcatcatcttcactaAGGTTGATTAGATACGGGGACAGTTGCACATCCAGGTGATGAGCATCAACATCTATGACCGGTGGAGCCGGAGGAGTGGTTGTAACGGGCACGGCAGGTCCTAGATGGTGTACTTCATCACTACTGTTGCTATGACTGTGATCATGACCCAGTTTGGGGCGGTGCTTGTTGGTACTGGAGCTATTACCACTAGGAGGCATAGCTTTAAGGTTCGCAAACACCGCGCACAATTTCATGTTTTTGGTGTGCGCACTGGCACAAGTTGCTGGCGGAAACAATTGTGGGTGAGAAACAAAGGGAAACTTTACCACCCGCAAAACCCTTATATTGTTGACCAACCCCCAACTACCCCTGTAAACCCCCACCAGAGGTTCTCTTAAGCGCTGACACATACTCGTAGTGCTTTATATCTCGTTCCTTTTACTTAACACGGGTACTTCCAATGGTCACGAAATCTGATCACAGTAACCCTTTAGCCGTTACTATACCATATCAATTTACATCAGCTGATGACTATCCGACAGAAGTCCTCGCCAATCGATTCCAGGCATGGCGATACATCATCAAGGATCTCGTGAGCTACTTGCGCGAGTATGCTTCCGTGCAAGAGGAGATTGTTCGTCAGCAAATCCGTTTGCAACAGGCGGTAGGTATCAGTGCTAAATCAATAGCTGTCACGGCAGGTTCCCAGGCCGACGCCCATGGCCACTCCCACGGGTCAGCACATCGTTCGGGTCCCACCTCCTCCAATAAAGAGGTGGATATCAGTGAAATAAACCGGTATTTCTTACCTATCGGTAACGGGTCTATCCAAGACTTGCCCACCATTTTAACCAAGTACCACCAACAGAACGTTGcaaccaccaacaagacCTTAAAGGAGATCACCACCGTGATTGTCCCCAAGTTGGAGGAGTTGAGaaaagacttgttgatgaagataaaggagatcaaaaacttgcagaacgacttcaagaacaacttgagcaAAGAAGTTAATGAGACCAAGAATTTGCTCAACCAGTACTACCAGGCGGTTGATATTTCCAGTAAGTTGGAACACGGCTCGGTTCATCATTCGGGGGATGCGGCTGAGCTGTTCAAATACGATCCATACCTTGTGAAGATAAAGTTGGACAGACAGTTGAAAAAGCAGTTGCAGGAAGAGAACTACTTGCACCAGGCCTACGAGAATTTGCAAGAGAGTGGTCGCAAATTAGAAAGTATCATTGTCATTGAACTCCAGAATTACTGGGGGAATTTTTTGAACATGTTATCTGCTGAGCATGCttctttttccaactttttgttgcccaacttgaataacggctttttggccaaagaaagCACTTTTGAGTGGGATTCGTTTATCGCCAAAAATTTACCCTCTCCTTCCATCTCGGTCAATGCCGTGGGGAACTCGAACTCGTCCATCAAAAATGGTACGTttattgacttgaacttccACTCGAGAAAGTTCAGCGACTTGACTATAAACAACTACAGCTCGCCATTGAACATGTCTGTGCGTGAAGGCTACTTGGAGAGAAAGtcgaagttcttgaagagttACTCCAGAGGTTGGTATGTGTTGACGTGCAACTTCATTCATGAGTTTAAGACCTCCGATAGAAAAAAAGATCAGACTCCAGTTACCTCCATTCTGTTGGATaattttcaagtcaatgATCACACTAAGAACAATGGCAAGTCTGATAACAGCTATAAGTTCATATTGAGCTCGAAACCCAACGGAATCATTCACAGAAGTCAGACCTGGGCATTCAAAACTGATAGCTACGAAAATATGATTGGATGGTACAACGATATCAATAATTTGGTCAGTTTGCCCAACGCGGCTGCTAGGGCCCGGTTCTTGAGTAAGaggttgaatttgaataaCACTAATCCAAACTTGGTGAGAATTCAATCGAAGGTTTCTCGGGCTTCAAGTATCGTTACCAATGGTACTCATGCCAAGTCCCTAAAGACGGTGGAATCCAATAAAACTAGGATCACCGGTACCACCAACACGGAGAACAACCAGTTAAGCTCAACCTTTTCCAATACCAGCCAAGTGAAAAGCCCCAAGTTAAACCACTTGATCAACAGTGATGGAACAATTTTGACCCCAGTAGATACCAACGAGAGACAGTCTCATTCGCAAACACCATTGACTTCTACTCCTTATGTGCAACCACAGCAGCAACCCCATCCTTCTACACAACCAGGTACTGAAGGGTTCTaccaaattcaaccaattctttCGCAGCCGCAACCAGTTGAAGCTATTCCCACCCATGACTCCCAAAACATGGGTCAGTCGAGAAGCCTTCAATACCAGATTCCTTCTACGCATATACAGCAACCTACTCCTCAACAGCCTCAACAGATTCAACAGTCCAAAGGAAATGGTATAATTGGATTACCTCCAAACTTTATTaattttcaacaaggttaCTACATGAATGCTAATGGTCAACAAGTGCAGCAGTTTTATGATCCTATCCAGCAGCAGTATTATACCATTACTCAGCAACCCAACCAGGGACCTCAGCCTCAGTACTTTCCTGCCTCACCACAACCTCAATTCCCGTCTTCACCGCAGCCCCAATTCGCTTCTTCACCACAGGCTAACCAAGGGTATTTCTTCATCCAGCCGGGCCAGGGCCAAGGGCAGCCAGTACCGGCTCAGCAGGGTCAAGCCTTAAAGGGAGACTATGCTTTTGGAGGCCAGTTACCTTATCCCACCGAAAATGATCTCAATGGACATGGTGAACCTCAGCACCatcaaaatggtgatgaaacTCACCAAAATGGCCAACATTTGGATCAAGACGAAAAAAACGGCCACATCTCCAAGCCTGATGTGACCACTGATACAACGGATGCTACTTTGAAGGATAATAAGAGTGAAGCGAGTATCAAGGAACAACCTCAAGCATTTGAACACCAAATATCTCAACTCAGCATATAGTGAGGTGAGACAAAATTGTCTATAGACAAAATAAATTTCAAAGTGATTATAAATTAATGCTAAATGTACATTTATATAATTCGGATTTCGTTCTTGTGTATAAAAGGTAATTATTTAAACAACCACACCCGAGTTAGAAGCAATACGTGGCCACAAGTCAGCACATTCTTTAGCAACAGGTCCAGTAATGGCAGAACCCTTCATTTCTCCCTTAGGGTTCACAATGACACCGGCATTGTCTTCAAAGTACAAGTAGACACCATCCTTTCTTCTCCATGGTCTAGATTGTCTGACAACAATAGCTGGCATAACCTTCTTTCTTAATTCTGGCTTACCCTTCTTGACGGTAGCCATGACCATATCACCAGCAGAGGCAGCGGGCAATCTGTTCAATTTAGCACCGAATCCTTTGACGGCCAAGATGTACAAGTTTCTAGCACCGGAGTTGTCACAACAGTTTAAAACGGCACCGACTGGCAAACCCAACTAGATTATGTTAGTATTGGAAAAGAATTATTGAACATTATGCACGGAAAATGACAATCTATAGAAGACTGTGGTGGGGATACTTGCAACTGTTGGGTCAGAAGACAGCTCTCTGTGActtttggatgatgattGTTATTATCGATGTCATAACTCATTATGAcaatttggtggatgatCAGCTCGGTATTCGAAGCTGGGAAACGATGGGGGTTTCGAGATTGGGGACACGGGAGAGACAGTAATCTCGAATGTACATGTTCGCTTGTTCATATGAAGAAGGGGAGTATACATACACTCATACGAAATTTGTTACCTGAAGACATGATTAACTTCTTTAATTAGTATGGAAAACTTtatgaaaatttttttcagGTATAGTTGAACGCACAGTGAGAAGCGGTCGTGCCTAGCAAATGAGTACAATTGGGTTCGGCACGTACCTATGCGCGGGTGTTGGTAGTGGTTGTGGCTGGAGCCCTATTCAGGTGCGAGCGCGACAATGAGATTCGTGACGGCAAACTGAGCAAGTTTGCAACCGTGTTACTTTGAGTTCCGTAGTAAGCCTGTGGAAGGAATATGTCAATGCTGTGATAAAATTATGAATGGAGGAACTGCAGAAACTCTATTTGAAAACAAAGAGGAGAAATTCAAGCTCATCTAAGGACCAAAGAGATGAATGTAGACTACTCTAAATACTGTGTATTCGTTGATGAAACTGAGTTtaacatcaacatcaaacGCTGTCAGCGATGGATTTTTTAGGTGAGACGCGGTGTTCAAGACACCTTGACAAAATCTGTCAACAAGACAGTTTGCTTACTTTCGAACGTGActttttttcaatttttAAAATTATTTCATTTATGCCATATCAAATTACGAAAAAAGTTTGAGGTGAGGCGACATTTCAGCACTCAGCGAACAAAGAATGGAAGAATGCGACACTCATGGATGGTACTGTACTTATCTGAAATACTACACGGTTTTCAGCCCAAACAAAACACCGCGTAAAGACTATTGTCTTAAATTTCCCTTGTTGGTATTTATGTAACGACAGTTTATAGACGAATGAGAAGGGAAAAATTGGTACTATTATATAGGGATGTGCTAAGAATATGATAGTACCAGTCTATAGGACTTATCCAATCCCCTATGTTTGCTATATTGTTTACTGGAGATTGTGCGGTCATTGTATCCCCATTTGGTAATAACCTCCTGCAAGCGAACAGTGCCTTAGTAAGAACTGCATGGGATCGGGCGCGAGCGACTGCATCGAGGGGTATATATTTATTTTATTACTGAAACTTAATTCATTACTGGATCTATCAATTATTCACAACTTTTAGAGATCCCTTGGTGATCATATCGGGTAAAGACCCGTCGCTTAGTCTTCTTCGTCCGTAATCTTCGGTTGGGTATGGAAGCACACCTGCACCTTGTCCATGTCCGACACTTGCAACTCGGGCATCTTCAAACATAAAGTACTCGTCGTTTGAGCCAAACGAGTTGTTATTAAGGCTTTGTTGTTTTGTATGCTCAGATTTGATCGTAGGCTTTTTACCCACAAACAGGTTAGGGGTGACGTTATATTCACTCTTACCACCAGTTCGGTTCAAAGGCGGCACTGCGTGAAATCCTTCAGCGTCCTTTTCGAAATCgtcttcgtcgtcgtcCGAGTGTCTTCTTCTGTACCAGAGGAAAAAGAGTAACCCGGCCAAGAGACCGATACCTCCCACGACACCCACCACGATACCACCAATGGCACCACCAGAAAGACTTTTTTTGCTCGAGCCCGATGAGCTTTTGCTAGTATCGTCGGAGTGACCAGTAGCAGATGCGCTGGAGGAGCCTGAATCGCTAGTACTGGCAGTGGGCGAGGATTCAGAATCCTTGGtcttggtgatggtgacTTCCGAAGGCTTCGAGTCACTGGTCACCGTCGATACTACCTGTGACGTATTGTCGGTGCTGGATGCAGAGGAACTTTCGTCGTCTGCTTCGCTGGTGGTACTCGATTCAACGTCGGTGGAAAAAGAGGCTTCAGTGGAAGTGGTTTTGTGGGTTGAGGATGTCTTAGACGACAGGGACGAACTCGACGTGGACGAGGACTGAGCCGTCGACGACGACAGGGCCACAGCCAGGGCCAGCACCGAGGCGTCTTCGTAGATCAAGAAATAGTCGGATCCACCGCAATTTTCAGATCCATAGCCCTGACAGGTTGTATCACAGTTGGAAGACGACACCTCGTCGGAAGAATCGATCTCGATGCTGCCGCAGTAGCACGTCAGCCCCTCGATCAACGCCGCGTACCGGGAGCCTGAACAAATACCTTCACAATGGCCCGAGCTCTGGAACGTGTATTCATCGCCGTAGGTCAAAAGTGATTCGACACTGCTCTTGGGAAAACACCCGTACAGCGAGAAGGCAGCGTGTGTGGGTAGAAGGAGCAAGCTCAAAGCGAGAGTCTGGGCAAGCTGGAGCATTTTGAGGGTGGGATGACCGTATGTTTGTGGACTGGTCAAAACTAAGGGATTTAGCAGGAAATTGATTCAGGCggatttggaaaatgcAGAATAAAGAAGCTGAACAGAGACCTGAACAGTGGATGAGGTAACGATTGGGATGGGATGAGGTTGCTAAACCGGGGTTTTACCTGTGCAAGGTATGTGTGAGATCAAAGAGCAAAGAAAAGGATTGGATCAAAAGTTGAGAATCCAAACAAAGAGTTAAAAAAAGACCATTCcgaagaaaaaaaaaaagaaaaaattgAGGTAAACAAAACTCGAAGTGCAGGAAGATACGTTAGTTCGGCCTTCAGGCGGGCCACAGGTAGAGACGGGATTGGGAGATGTGTACATGTATAGCAAAGGTATGAGATATCAAtcccaccacaaacaggAAATAGGTGGCTATGGGACAACGGATACATCACATGTTGACACCAGGTCGCAGTGAAAAATGTAGTGAGAGCGCAAACCGGAATGGTGGATGCTTAAACCTTGTTTAGGAAGCATCGTGCGGGTAAACTAACTACTGGGGTGGGTCCAGAAGCCCCGATTCCAGGAACCACAGTCACGTGAGACTACGGTTGGTTGGTGGACCGTGGGCGCCCACTAATTTTCTGTGTTTCTTGGTACGAGGTCCTAGGCGATGCCACGCCATCGCCTGGTCGAGCCGAGTTTTTCGCATCGCCAGTCGGCGGGCAGAGTTTT
Protein-coding regions in this window:
- the RPT2 gene encoding ATPase of 26S proteasome regulatory subunit 4 (EggNog:ENOG503NUR9; COG:O), producing the protein MGQAPSGMQGGDGFNKKKDDKKKEKPKYEPPVEARFGKKRRKGPDTAIKLPSVHPSTRCRLKLLKLERIKDHLLLEEEFVTNQESLQPTEAKQAEERENLDELRGYPMSVGNLEEIIDDDHAIVSSTAGSEYYVSIMSFVDKGLLEPGCTVLLHHKTVAIVGVLQDDADPMVSVMKLDKSPTETYADIGGLEAQIQEIKEAVELPLTHPELYEEMGIKPPKGVILYGAPGTGKTLLAKAVANQTSATFLRIVGSELIQKYLGDGPRLVRQIFQVAAEHAPSIVFIDEIDAIGTKRYESSSGGEREIQRTMLELLNQLDGFDDRGDIKVIMATNKIESLDPALIRPGRIDRKILFENPDANTKKKILTIHASRMSLSKDVNLEELVTSKDDLSGADIKAMCTEAGLLALRERRMQVTAEDFKQAKERVLKNKVEENLEGLYL
- a CDS encoding uncharacterized protein (EggNog:ENOG503P5ES; COG:O), translated to MPPSGNSSSTNKHRPKSGHDHSHSNSSDEVHHLGPAVPVTTTPPAPPVIDVDAHHSDVQSSPYLINLSEDDDDDDIKLLEIRNDTNDLLNNTHPLVTKKLSDVQCPICFDDITKATATSCGHIFCLECIQKSVASSNARGQTRGKRGVGLCPLCRKRVVFKDTVVMRMKVRMKQVKPPPV
- the WSC2 gene encoding Cell wall integrity and stress response component 2 (EggNog:ENOG503NX60; COG:G,O) gives rise to the protein MLQLAQTLALSLLLLPTHAAFSSYGCFPKSSVESLLTYGDEYTFQSSGHCEGICSGSRYAALIEGSTCYCGSIEIDSSDEVSSSNCDTTCQGYGSENCGGSDYFLIYEDASVSASAVASSSSTAQSSSTSSSSSSSKTSSTHKTTSTEASFSTDVESSTTSEADDESSSASSTDNTSQVVSTVTSDSKPSEVTITKTKDSESSPTASTSDSGSSSASATGHSDDTSKSSSGSSKKSLSGGAIGGIVVGVVGGIGLLAGLLFFLWYRRRHSDDDEDDFEKDAEGFHAVPPLNRTGGKSEYNVTPNSFVGKKPTIKSEHTKQQSLNNNSFGSNDEYFMFEDARVASVGHGQGAGVLPYPTEDYGRRRLSDGSLPDMITKGSLKVVNN
- the SLM2 gene encoding phosphatidylinositol 4,5-bisphosphate-binding protein (COG:U; EggNog:ENOG503NVCW) codes for the protein MVTKSDHSNPLAVTIPYQFTSADDYPTEVLANRFQAWRYIIKDLVSYLREYASVQEEIVRQQIRLQQAVGISAKSIAVTAGSQADAHGHSHGSAHRSGPTSSNKEVDISEINRYFLPIGNGSIQDLPTILTKYHQQNVATTNKTLKEITTVIVPKLEELRKDLLMKIKEIKNLQNDFKNNLSKEVNETKNLLNQYYQAVDISSKLEHGSVHHSGDAAESFKYDPYLVKIKLDRQLKKQLQEENYLHQAYENLQESGRKLESIIVIELQNYWGNFLNMLSAEHASFSNFLLPNLNNGFLAKESTFEWDSFIAKNLPSPSISVNAVGNSNSSIKNGTFIDLNFHSRKFSDLTINNYSSPLNMSVREGYLERKSKFLKSYSRGWYVLTCNFIHEFKTSDRKKDQTPVTSISLDNFQVNDHTKNNGKSDNSYKFILSSKPNGIIHRSQTWAFKTDSYENMIGWYNDINNLVSLPNAAARARFLSKRLNLNNTNPNLVRIQSKVSRASSIVTNGTHAKSLKTVESNKTRITGTTNTENNQLSSTFSNTSQVKSPKLNHLINSDGTILTPVDTNERQSHSQTPLTSTPYVQPQQQPHPSTQPGTEGFYQIQPILSQPQPVEAIPTHDSQNMGQSRSLQYQIPSTHIQQPTPQQPQQIQQSKGNGIIGLPPNFINFQQGYYMNANGQQVQQFYDPIQQQYYTITQQPNQGPQPQYFPASPQPQFPSSPQPQFASSPQANQGYFFIQPGQGQGQPVPAQQGQALKGDYAFGGQLPYPTENDLNGHGEPQHHQNGDETHQNGQHLDQDEKNGHISKPDVTTDTTDATLKDNKSEASIKEQPQAFEHQISQLSI
- the RPL23A gene encoding 60S ribosomal protein uL14 (BUSCO:EOG09265CQO; EggNog:ENOG503P1RU; COG:J) — encoded protein: MSSGNKFRMSLGLPVGAVLNCCDNSGARNLYILAVKGFGAKLNRLPAASAGDMVMATVKKGKPELRKKVMPAIVVRQSRPWRRKDGVYLYFEDNAGVIVNPKGEMKGSAITGPVAKECADLWPRIASNSGVVV
- the puf6 gene encoding Pumilio y domain member 6 (EggNog:ENOG503NUF7; COG:J); this translates as MAVKNRGIKRASEATSKQSKKAKIVQAESQSESEVSSQEESDASSESSSDELDQSEDELDQSEDQLDQSADELDQSEDGLDGSDDEDKENITDPNKKSSKEQHAEQRKMLAERKLKRKSGIQVQQIKSLWERLRVNKPTPAKEIRDKLSNEIWELSKDCIPDLVMKHDSSRVVQTLVKYSSKERRDLIVRSLRGSFYVLATSAYGKYLMIKLLHYGSKESRGLIVDELHGKLRKLMRHREGAYVVEDLFVLYSNAEQKQQMIREFWGAEYAVFKESGKGKSVLDIVNESTEKKQLILTNLSGTITASVEKGSTGFQILHAAMKEYVSILVSDLDQYDTQIREFEELLGEQFAELVHTREGSEVACWLIAIANAKERRNLMRSLKKHGKELIKNEYGNLVLITLFLTVDDTVSLHKNFDNELFTPELLPEVLQEKFSRRPLLYLLKGLDGKYFNPLVKKELLKYEELAYKKTSKKPQEQRRAELVEKALPQVYKNLLEVIKVDENAFVNQVLSANLGAQTLAELILTPSANEEINTTLRPKLIDVIFNSVIKGDVLEDYHLLNKIPFISRLIKLLTHGNEFKFDSEKKKLTQLKSETPLPGTGKEFSIRVLDEIVENGKLADWCTGQGSFIVLSVYEVLETSKETEKLKELKKHLKKIKKQLADDKGNKGAQIILKILN
- the TRX3 gene encoding mitochondrial thioredoxin (EggNog:ENOG503P5A0; COG:O): MNTLKLGKTAPRGLKNIYMPTRRAFSYTSTLRAVEEVTSVNQFKDLIADDKVAIVDFYATWCGPCKAIEPVMEKLSERVPQASFLRVDVDQQAEIAKEYGITAMPTIKFYKDGEVASTVVGANLKAIIDSIKTYTGVDLMKKEA